One Pirellulales bacterium genomic region harbors:
- a CDS encoding RluA family pseudouridine synthase has protein sequence MSESSPIERHVEPEHAGCRIDVFLARQFPDFSRSHLRSAIDAGGVTVGGKIAKAGQRLKGGEQLTISLPERPRSGPVPEAIPLDILYEDEHLAAVNKPPGMVVHPAKGHWSGTLTSALAFHFQQLSSAGGPTRPGIVHRLDRDTSGVLLVAKSDSAHFALAQQFEARTVEKEYFAIVVGAPDKDRDVIDLPIGIHPYQREKMAIRRDHPSSRPAQTYYEVVERFDGFAEVQVRPKTGRTHQIRVHLNAVGCPVLCDKQYGGRSQIARGEIHRDLADCEILLDRQALHARRLKLRHPVSGGELQLEAPMAADLERVLSELRQFRQLTSSAAAPTRTR, from the coding sequence ACAATTCCCCGACTTCAGCCGCAGCCATCTGCGGAGCGCCATCGATGCCGGTGGCGTGACCGTGGGCGGCAAAATCGCCAAAGCGGGACAGCGACTGAAGGGGGGCGAGCAACTGACCATCTCGCTCCCCGAACGACCACGCTCAGGGCCTGTTCCCGAAGCAATTCCGCTCGACATTCTATACGAAGATGAGCATCTGGCTGCCGTCAACAAACCGCCAGGAATGGTCGTGCATCCGGCCAAGGGGCACTGGTCGGGGACGCTCACCAGCGCGTTGGCATTTCATTTCCAGCAACTCAGCAGCGCCGGCGGGCCGACCAGGCCAGGCATTGTGCATCGACTCGATCGCGACACCAGCGGCGTGCTGTTGGTGGCGAAAAGCGATTCGGCCCATTTTGCGTTGGCCCAGCAGTTTGAAGCACGAACCGTCGAGAAGGAATATTTTGCAATCGTCGTTGGCGCGCCGGACAAAGACCGCGATGTGATCGACTTGCCGATCGGCATTCATCCCTATCAGCGCGAAAAAATGGCGATCCGCCGCGATCATCCATCGAGCCGGCCGGCGCAGACGTACTACGAAGTCGTTGAGCGTTTCGACGGCTTCGCGGAAGTGCAAGTTCGGCCGAAGACTGGCCGCACGCATCAGATTCGCGTGCATTTAAATGCCGTTGGTTGTCCGGTGTTGTGCGACAAACAATATGGCGGTCGATCGCAGATCGCGCGCGGAGAGATTCATCGCGACCTGGCCGACTGCGAAATACTACTCGACCGGCAAGCGCTACATGCGCGGCGATTAAAATTGAGGCATCCCGTCAGCGGCGGAGAGTTGCAACTCGAAGCACCGATGGCGGCCGACCTGGAGCGTGTACTCAGCGAGTTGCGGCAGTTTCGCCAACTCACTTCTTCGGCTGCTGCTCCAACAAGAACCCGATAA